Below is a window of Geomonas oryzisoli DNA.
GTGACTCGAGTGAGTTTAAAGACTCAGCAACGTGTTCCCCAGAGTTCCGTTTGAGACTCATGCCAACGTTTATACCGATCAATCGGCAGATAAGTTACCTACGCCCCCCAGGGCTTTGAGGGTTTCCTGCTTCCACAGTTTCCCTAGTCCGGTAGATATTCCCTCCAAGCAGCCATGCAATGTGTAGCGAGTTGGAATGCATCAATCAAGTTTGCTTTATGTTTGACGGCCGCTTTAAATGTGACGACAGGGCTTCCTCCCGTTACAGCAAGGGAGCGGTTCACTCTCTTAGGCTCTGCTCCAGATTTCGGGCGGTGAGTTAGCATCATGTGTTTTGTAGCGTTAGCTAAGTCTGCGCAGATAGCTAGAAATTCATTTTCGTTAACGTATGCATCAGGACTTTTGGCAATCTTATCTGGGCAGAAATGACCTGCTTTGAGCCAGTCCCTGAGATGGAAGCAATTCTGAAAGAAGGACCACATGTCATCAAAATAGTAATCTGCCGGTTCGCCGTGCGCCTCCACGCCCCCATTCATTCTCTCAAATCTGTCGTAGTATCGGTTTACCCTTTCCCACTGCTCCTGCCAATCGGACATAATATCGATTACCTCTTTTCTTCAGGTGGAGAGGACGCTGGTATCTTATGAACCTTTTGCCTCCGCAGTGCTCCACAACCTACGTCCCCTCTCGTCCGGGGGGGGGATAGCTAAGCAATGTCATGGTTACTCGACGTTGATGGCGGTTAGGAATGTTCTCTTCTTCTTGCGGTATTTTTTCAGAAAAGTGGAGTCTGAAACTGCCTCTAGTATTGCCGTGTTCAACTCGTAAACGTTTGAGTCATAACCTTCGTTCTCGGCGGCTTTTACAAAACCATCCGCATGGCCATTTCCAACGGCGTGGACCTCTAGAACAAAACTATTTGGAACCGAGAGGTTGTGGGGTTCGTCAAATGACTTCTTACAACGTAGGACGTCTGTTTGGTGAAAGTTGCGACATTTCAAAGGACGAACCACATAGATTGAGCAAGCTCCGTCATGCAAAAAGGGACACTGAAAATTTCGAGACAAATGTTCTTTGACAGTCAGATGTCTGATTTGTGTCGCATTAGCCGTTGCTGTGGCTAATATTCGATCCACCTGGGGTGGCTTCAACCTTTTCTTGATATATTCTGCAATAACGAGCGCTTCATGTGCTCTTAAATCGATTTTGAAGTAACAGCAATAATTGCATCCTTTTGTACAGGTTGCCTTCGGATCAGAACTTGCCATAGTCTCCTGTATAAGCCGGTCCATTCGGCCAAACGAGGCCTCCAATGCCTCTACGGGGGATTTGCGCCGAATCTCGTTTCTTGCTGTTTCAAATTCCTCAGTTGCCGCTTTGATGTAAATATCCTTCATTTTATCTCCTATATCGGCTCGACAGTCGAACCGCTTGCCCAGTGTCATCTGGGGCTGATGGCAGGTTTTTCTTATTCGTCTCTTCAGCTCCCCCCAAAGGTCAAGACTCAAGACCTGCCCCTCAGGCTCTCGTATGGGGCCTTTGCGATTCTCACGTTTCTGCTGATGCTAGGGCCTGAGTACCTGAGGGGGACGCCTATAAGATCATAAGATTCTGTAGGAGAAACTTATATTCTTATGTGCGTCCCTCTGTCCTCTGTCCTCTGTCCTCCCTAACTAGTCTAATTTGTAAGCCCCCGATATTGCCGACATGATTTTATCATAGTCCATATAACCTTTGTCCTCGGGTTTAAAGCATGCTATGTCATCAGTAAAAATGAAAGAATCGCAGTCACAGCCATCCTCCGGCATACCACAATCAAGGCAGATCGGATTAAGACGGTCAACCAAGATATCAATTGCTTGGGTCGGGTTGTCATGATCAAATTCATCATTGTCGCAATAGAAGTTATATTCACCGTGCAAAATTTCCATAGTTATGTCTTCGGGTAGTTCTTCGTAACTAACTGAGAATAGGGAGGAAACATGCCTTAAAATTATTCGACCATAATCAAATCTATTTATTCCGTTATCAAACCAAATACGGCCATCTTTATTATTAAGCACTTGGATATTCAAGAGTCCATGATGGCCTTGAATGTTAGAGTTGTGCCTTTTAGCTCTGTCAAGACCCACATGTTTAACCGAATTATTCAAAGCATTGATGAAATTAAAAGTACCAAGCTTGAACCTGTTGCCGAGTAAGCCAAATCTTTCATCAAGGCATTTAA
It encodes the following:
- a CDS encoding YkgJ family cysteine cluster protein, with the protein product MKDIYIKAATEEFETARNEIRRKSPVEALEASFGRMDRLIQETMASSDPKATCTKGCNYCCYFKIDLRAHEALVIAEYIKKRLKPPQVDRILATATANATQIRHLTVKEHLSRNFQCPFLHDGACSIYVVRPLKCRNFHQTDVLRCKKSFDEPHNLSVPNSFVLEVHAVGNGHADGFVKAAENEGYDSNVYELNTAILEAVSDSTFLKKYRKKKRTFLTAINVE